GCCGGTATCCATACGTATCAGCAACTCTTCGAGCAAGCGCcgtcgtttccgtctctggaCCGCCAAGAGCCTTATGTCGAAGACTCTGCCGCTGTATATACACTTTCGTCCGTGAATCTGCCTTCCACGGTAGCTTCAACACGGTCCGGTCACCTTTTGTCGCCTTTCACACCTGCGTTTCTTACCGGCCGTCAAGCGGGCCCCGATGAGGAGTTTCCATTTGGTTTTACGGACATCATTGAAGACCTCGAGAGCGCCAGCAGTAACACCAGCACAAGCGACGATGAAACCGGAGGTCTCGGAGCGGCCCCGCCAGGTGCTCGTTTCCGAGGTCCAGACGACTGTGGGcggcgcggcttctcgctgcAGGGGCCGACCGTCCCACGTCTTGCTTCGCGCGGAGACGTCACGGAGGttggagaaggcgactcCAGCGACTGTTCCGGAGTGACCACAAACGGTCGTCCGGAAAGTTTCGAAAGCCAGCAGTCTGCTGCAAGCTCGAGCACCCGAGCCACGGAAGGGCGGCGTGGGAGTCGAGGCAGCGGGGACAGTCGGAGAGGGCCCGAGATCCGTGGCTTCTCTGCCGGGTGTTCTTCCGCGGAAGCCCCTCCGAGCCAGAACGGAGAGGACCGTCCCTGTCCAGCAGGCTCAAACACCGAGGAACAAACCAGACAGTCCGTTCCTGTTGTCGCCTCCGAGGGCGACACCAGTCTTAGCAGGCGTGCATCTGCTGCTGAACGGCGTCGTCTCCAGCGCCGGCGGCTCCAGCATTCGCAATTTTTTGAGGCAGAGCCGTCGGCGGGAAACCGCAGACGGGGCCGGCTGCCTGGCACGATTCGCGTTCGACTTAGAGAACGGATGTCGGCGGTCCATGCTGGAGGACTTGGAAGCGGTGTTTGTCGCTCGGGGAAGAGGCTTGACAGACTGGATCCCGAGACTCTTTTTCGCGAATTTGTCGGGCCATATCTTAGTTCGCGCATGTATGGCCGCCGCGGTCGCACGAGGTCGACAATTGTTTTGTATCCTGGGAAGAAACTTGTTGTTGGAGACCTCACCTTCGTTGTGTGGGCAACAGATCCGCGAAACAGCCCCGGATTCGTGGATGAGAACACGGTGAGCTCACAGGCGCAGGGTCGAGAAATCTTGCGTGGCCCGACAAGTGGGCCAGGACCGCTCGCGCGGGGGGTATCCAGGGCCTTCCGGAACCGGTGATTGCCAAAACACGAAACCACGCGCGAATTCCACGCACTGCGTGGGGTGTCATGTCTGGTGTTCCGCTGCGACATGTCTTGAACAGTCAATCTACATTTCTTTGGACCCATACGGCGAATTCAAGCGCGTCCACTTCGTGCCGTTCTCCGACACACTCCCGACAACGTATCGTTTCGACTTTTATGACGACTACCTGAAACCGTTTCTTCTGGAAAACACGTGGAGAAACTTTACTCGTGGGGACGTTTATTCCTACAGGTAAGCGTAGAACTGTCAAGTCGTTGGCGGAAGGTTGCGCCGATCCCGCACTACTGACACATTCGGCTTTTGTGTGTGTAGCTTCCGCGAGAGCGCGTAGACCGACGCCTCATCCCGGCCTCAAGCAGATCCGAGGAatcgtctttttttccgaGGGGCGTGGTTGCGTTACACGCAAATGGTGTGTTGGCATCGCATGTCGTAGCGCAATGTTCCCTGTTTTCGGAGAGTGCTCTGAAGTGTGAGTTCGCGCTCCCGCccttgtttcctttctttgcaGGGGCGTTGAGTTCAAGCTCATTGCGACGGAGCCGGTGTCCTCTACGATCGCTCGAGTCGGGCCGGAGACAACCGTTTACTATCAAGGTGGGAGATTCGCAAACACAGACCTGCACCATTCGGAGAGTCTGCCACGTACTTTGCATCTTTGAGATGGAAAAGAACGTCGGACAGCTCTTTAGCGGGGCCGAGTCCAAGATGCGAGAAGGTCGAATGCATTGTCCAGTCGGTCACTGATCACTGCAGACAGCGACGGAGCTTTTCAGTCCGTCCAGTCAGCGACAGTGAtgtgcgtctcttcgcgtgATCTTGTGGATGGCACCTTTAACTCTGCATGATTCGCATATATCCGGCCTGGTCCGGCATTTGCTCTAGCTgtgaaagagaagcagaaagagaaggacagggcTGATGTctggagaacgagaaacgtATGTGGGGGAGAGAACGGCTTGGTAAAGCACAACGCAGTGAGTTGGTTTGGAGACATAACGATGGAGATCCTCTTGCAGAGGACTTTCGGGTGGGCCACCAAGGTTTCTAATCGAACTTCGTACGTCGGCCCACGTGTCCGTGACTGTGATAGTTCTTGGGCAAGTTCTCCTCATTCGCCACCGGCATTTTGTGTTCACACTCTCATTTTCAGCGGAAGGGGCGCTCTACCATCTAAACGGGATGGGACAGGCTCCGGTCTTGGACATGGTGCAGTGGGTCGCTCATTCTTTCTGCGCTTTTCGTAGGGACAGTGGAGCCTACCATTATGGACCTGTTACCGCCGGACATCCTCCACCGCATTCGACGGCTTCCCGTGCGTTTGCAGCCGTTCGCTGTAGTTTCTGCAGCTCAGGTACGCATCCGACACGAAACCAAGCCCGCTCTATGCGTGAACCAGAAACGTCGCGTGAGCTTCTGTGGGTCGTTTGGACCGGCCTAGGCCACGAGTCAGCGGCATGTCTGCTCGTTAAAAAAAAACTCAGAGTAGTGTCAACTCTTACACACACCGACGATGCTGGATGATCGTCCCCAAACGTTTGTTGTGGCGCCTCGTCTGGTGAATGGCATGCACGTGCGAAGCAGGTCAAATGTGTGGCGAACTGTTGTAGTCCAGTAGCTGTCTTGCCGAtggatctctctctcgctgcatgcctttccgtctctgtgcGGTTGCTGGCAAGTCTGGTTTTCGAGAAGTGGTGTCTGTACGAGGGTGGCATGGCCAGAATTGTGCGAGGAGTCGATGGCAAGCATGCAGACGGGATGGTGAAGGGCTGAGAAGTCCTGGCGTCTGCAGGCGTCAAAAAATGTTCGCAATTCAAGTGGAACGCAATCTCTCATGGCACCGCTCAGAGAAGTTCATTTTGAAGCGGAGTTTGTGGTGTCTTCTTTGCGTGATGGCGATGTTGTAGGCTTTGGATCCTCAAGTTCTGATGCGCGTAATCCCCGCAGCATCGATTCGTGGGCCTCGCCAAGGAATCAACGAGCAGATGGTGGAAGTCCTTCGCGACCGACTTGTCCACCCTTTCTCATTTGTCGCTTACCTCCGCGCATTTCGAGATTTGTGTGAGCGGAAACTGCCTTCGGAGGCtaaacgagaagaaagccaaCAACGCCACCCCGATGTTCCGGCAGATTCACCGAAGCGCCAAGATGGAATGGACAGCAGAATGCAGGACAATGGTCCACAGGAGTCTTCTGCTGGAGTTACCAATATCAGCGAACAGCCATctgaggcagagaagagagaagttGAACAAACGGAGGACAAGGCATCCTCGGTTCCCTGGGGGATGGTGCACCCCACTGCCTTCTTTGATGCAGCTTCGTTTGTTTGTGAGACTGGGCATGAAGGCGGGCCGAGCGAGGAACGGCGGAcgccaggagaggagaagaatcCAGAAAAGAGTAGTCGCCAGGCCGCAGGAGTGACGGGCGACGAAGGGAAGGCCGGAGCAACTGTGAGTCCAAACGAAGGCGCCGCTGGAGGAAAACCCTCTCCGAGTCTATGCGAGGATGAATTTGAGAGACCAAGCTGTACCGTATGTACACTGActctcgaggaaggcgattTGAGCATCGTTCTACCGTGTGGTCATGTTTTCCACTGGCAGTGTGCACATGCGTGGCTTCGGTGTAACAGCACGTGCCCGAATTGTCGGGCCGATATAAATGTGCTTCTGAAGCGTGATAACGGGGAAGGAAGTGAGAGCGGAGTTGCCTCGCGATTGCGAAGGAGTACAAGGGAACGTCTTCAAAGCGACCGCCAGGGTACAGACTGGCACCGCAGAAGTACAGTCGGTGAACAGGAAAACAGACCAGGAGGTCTTGGGGACGCATTTCGTAGCTGGTTCGGTAGCATTCTCTCGTGATCCTAGCACCGGGGACGACATAAGTTTTTCGGTTGTCCTTGTATCGAGATCGAGAAACGAATTTGTGTGGGCTCCCCCCCCATTCGTGGCAGCAATTCGTCACTCTGTCGAGGGTTTTCGGGTGAATCCCTTCTGTACGGACGGGAGCAGCCGTGCACGCTTGTGGAAACGACACCAACCAACAACGAAGAAGTCCAGGATTACTGTGAGGAAAAAACGTATAATCAAGATGTTTTTTCAAATGATCGTGCCTTCGCGGCGCTGGGGTGTCGGTCTTTGGCCGCGCCAATGTAACCGCCAGACTCCCAAGTTATAGGGGAGAGACATCAAGCGCAACAGGACACTCGTGTCCGGTTGTAGATTCACTTGTGGACAAACACGGACCTCAGGTTTTCCTTTCGAGTGAACTGTCGAAGTAACCTCGATTGCTACAGGGACACTACAAGGTTGAAGTTCTCCACTTCTATAGTAGTAGTAGTTTCCCCATCCTCGCTCAGAAAGTCTTCCCGTTAATGCATCACAACTCCATCTCGATATGCGCAGTTGCATAGTTGCAAAATAAGAACTGGTAAACGAGAGACCGTTGCGCGCCTGCTGTACGTCGTTTCTGAATCCCTCGGAAGCTGCCAAAACCGGCAATGTTGGATGTATATTCTTGTATTCAGTACACACGGCATCGCCAATGCAATTCCGAGGCCTCCCGATGACGTAAATTCTGGAAAACGGAGTCTTTTCATACTCCAGGTAGGAGGGGACCATTTCGATCTAGACACTAACCCCACCAAGATAATGTAGAGTTACCGGTTTCTGATGAACGTGCTGCGGCATATTAATCCGTGTGGTTATATAACTACACGGGTGTATGATTCGGAGTCGGAGGCCGGGACAAAACAGGAAGTACGcagtctgcttcgcctttaGACATAATAATATGGTTCTTTGTTCTTCTATTATCTGGATTGTTACTGCCATTATCTGAAGTGTTGTTTTGTTGGTTTTTTCCGACGTCACGACGTTCTTCACTGCATAAGCTCCTTTCTCATGCAACAATGACCacgcttcccttcttcaaGGAAACCGGACCAGCACGATTGCGGTTCGAGCTCTCCGGCTCCCCTAGATAATGCAATTGTTCTGCCAACCCCCGTCCTCGTCCCGCCAATCCCCTCGTGGGTTGGCGGCGTCGAAACTATCTCTTTGCCAGCTCAACCACGTGAACGGCACGCAAATCTGCAGCGAGTCCTCATCCCTATTGCGAAAGACAGTGGAGGGAGCTTGAATCTCAGTGTATAAAGTAACTCGTCCATTTTAAATTCCGACGAAACCACGGTACAATGCTTTAGCACAGGCGATATTTTCCTCTTTAAAGCGAGCCTGTTCAGCTGGATTCTTATTCTTGCACAATAAACAATATCTGAAACGAATCGTCTTCGTTCGTCTCTAATCACTCGATAATATACTTAGTAAGAAcctgttttcttctgaaCGTCCGAGCGGGCTCCAATATCACTTGTTCGCAATCGCCCACAAAGTGTGCGGGTGTTTGAGCAGCTTGGCTAGCTGGAGATGCTCAAGTCACTGGCTGAGGATGGTACCTCTCCGAACAACAGTTGCGAGAGGTTGTGTAGGGGAGCTTGCGTCCGGTTCCACGAACGGTACACCGGAACCAGTGCCGGCCGTGAGGGGCGAATAGAGGAGACCTACGCACCAAACCTCTATCGGAACTTGCCTGGATAGGGAACCCGTGGATCGAGCACACCGCGATGTCTCGAGGGACCGGATCGGTAGGTAAAAGGAGTTTAGCGTAACTGCGGCGGCTTCTAGAATGTCCAGCAGATAAACCGTCATCACGCTGAGAAAGCTGAAGCGTTATCCAAATGGTAACTTTCGCTAAATACATTTGTGTGTGGATGCTGCAGCGGTTGGAGACCTTATAACTTCGTACTGGTTGCTGGCTTTTGGCGGGCACATACCAAATTCGCCCTCTGCACTGCTCAGACGCAGTATTTTGCTGTTATTCGCCATGGTGAATACAGTtagcaggagaaagaagattTCAATGATTGGTTCTGGTATGATCGGAGGAACGATGGGTTACCTATGCGCCCTTCGAGAGTTGGCTGACGTTGTTCTGTTCGACGTCGTAAAAGGTACGAATATCGTTTGAAAACATTTTGCTGCGACAGGGTTGGAACGTTAGTCACACATATCTGCTTGGCAATTTCATTCGTGCTGTGGACACAACTTCAGACGGTGTGCGGACCTCTCCTTGTGTATCGGTTGGTCTCCGTTGCACGTCGTGCGCGGAGCGGCGGCATGTGTCTCCCCTTTAAGGCAATGACGACCAACCTGCCTAGGATTGTGTTGAAATACTCCTTTCCGCAAATCATGGATAGGGGACGTGGGCTGCTCCCGTTTATGGGAGTGCCGGTGACCTTTTGTACCAAAGCTGTACCAAGAATATGTTAGTAGGCAGCATACCAGTATTTCCTGTTTTGGCCTTGCTCGCAGCCTGCTGTAGGTCTGCATCAATGCCCGAAATTGCGgtgggagagaggaacgagtCGGGCTGTGAGATACAGCGCTTGAACCGCTGGATATCTATTTTTGCCATGACACTGTGCGCATAGGTGTGTCGTGGCGACTGCCTGGGGTAGCGCCAGCCCTGATGCAAGGAAGGTCGCGGTAGTAAAGAAAACTGCCAGGTACTGAGCGTATGGTGCAAAGTAAAGTGCCTGAAGCCTTGCGGCGGTGTGTGGTGCGTGTCACAGGCATGCCAGAGGGGAAAGCGTTGGATGATTCGCAGGCGACCAGCATTGCAGACACGAACGTGAGCGTGACGAGCACGAACACGTACGACAAGATCGCAGGATCGGATGTAGTGATTGTAACAGCAGGGCTGACGAAGGTACCGGGAAAAGCTGACAAGGAGTGGAGCAGAAATGACCTCCTACCTTTCAATGCAAAGATCATTCGCGAAGTAGCGGCGGGAGTGAAGAAGTACTGCCCAAACGCTTTTATAATCGTAGTTACAAACCCGCTAGACTGCATGGTAAAATGCTTCTATGAAGCGAGTGGAGTACCCAAAAATATGGTGTGTGGAATGGCCAATGTGTTAGATTCAGCACGGTTCAGGCGCTTCATTGCAGATGAGCTGCATATTTCACCTCGAGACATCCAAGCTACCGTTATCGGCACACATGGCGATCATATgttgcctctcgctcgctaTGTAACAGTCAACGGCTTTCCTATACGAGAATTTATTAAGAAAGGAAGAATGTCAGAGGCGAAATTGGCAGAGATCGTAGAGCGTACAAAGAACGCGGGTGGGGAGATTGTGAGACTTTTGGGACAGGGGTCGGCTTATTATGCTCCATCCCTATCTGCTATAGCAATGGCCCAGGCATTCCtgaaagacgagaagagagtgcTCCCGTGCAGTGTATATTGCGAGGGTGAGTATGGGCTTCGCGATATGTTCATCGGTTTGCCGGCTGTAATCGGCGGCGGAGGAATTGAGCAGGTTATCGAGCTCGAGCTCACGCCCCAGGAACGTGAGTTTTTCCAGAAGTCAGTCGAGGACGTGCAGAAGTTAAATAAGGGCCTAGCAGCCCTGGGTTGAACACTAACGCAGGTGCATGACACCGCAGGTGCACATGGAGGGAGAGCGATTCCGAGCGTGCGCGTTCACATTCTGCATGGAGCAAGTTTAAAGACCACCAGACACACGAACACGAGCCGACCCTCACAGACATCACCACGCTGTGCTGTGTTGCTGGGAATGTGCATTTCATGTTGTAAAAACATGTGGCCCCTGTGGTTGATGTGGCGAAAGCTCTTCACGCCAAAAAGCAACATCAAGCAAGTTCGAGTGACGCCTTCAAGATACCGTGACGGTTCGAACATCGCTACGGCGAACGGAATGGCTGAAGGGATTTTATGTACCTGGCTGAAGAGCAGAAACCGCGTACCCGTGGGAAGCGAAAGGGTGCTATGCGCAGTTGTAGGGTGTGTTATCAATCGAAGGGCGGCATAGCTTTGGGCTGTGATCATGGCGTGTATTCAGTTGCGTTCTTTTTGTATTTGCGACGGTGATGATCGTCTTTCGTCAGAATGGTGACAGTTTGGTGCTTTGAGTCGGTTAATATATGCATGTTGGGCGGGTCGGTCGTTACAAATGCACATCGAACGAGACATGAAGGAGCGGAGGTATCTGATCAAAAACAAAACACGCTAACGCTAGCATCGGTTAACCGCTTCTGGGGACATCGATTAAGAAATGGTGCGGGTGGTTAAGCTACCATCTGTGGTTTCAGTTCTGTGTCGTCGCGGTCACGCGTATGCCGACCACGCGTTTATTCGGTAGGATCTGGcctcgcagagaggcgagtgtAGCCAGTAAAAGACGCTTATCCAAGCAGGTTTTGCACTGGAAGCGTCATGGAAGTGCAGCAACACGCTGAGGAACGACACTCTTTGCGTCAGAACACGGGTAGATCGATGTGGCGTCGGCAGTAGGTTTTCCTACGCAGTGACAGTTTTCTTCCCAATTCCGTTACGTGGTCGACTTTTACTTGCAAGAGCACCCACAAAGGATACAGGGGATCACGAGAATCATTACTGGGGATGGAAAACGTGATTGTAACGGACGAGGAATGGAAGGCCTGATGTACGTCTCCAGGCGATGCAGTGTCGATTTCCGTAGAACACGGAATCACGAGAGGTTGTTGTAGCAAGTTCTAACACAACGAGAATTCCATGCACCCTTTGTTTGGTTTCTTCGGTGGCGGAGCGCGATCCAGCAAAAATTTctgagaggaacgcgagcgcGGAAGCCGGGAGCTCCTACCTGCTGATTACGGCTTGCTGTGCGCCCGCGGAAATGAAGCCCACGGGGAATCTTTCGTCTACAGGAATATACGCTG
The sequence above is a segment of the Neospora caninum Liverpool complete genome, chromosome IX genome. Coding sequences within it:
- a CDS encoding malate dehydrogenase, related translates to MVNTVSRRKKISMIGSGMIGGTMGYLCALRELADVVLFDVVKGMPEGKALDDSQATSIADTNVSVTSTNTYDKIAGSDVVIVTAGLTKVPGKADKEWSRNDLLPFNAKIIREVAAGVKKYCPNAFIIVVTNPLDCMVKCFYEASGVPKNMVCGMANVLDSARFRRFIADELHISPRDIQATVIGTHGDHMLPLARYVTVNGFPIREFIKKGRMSEAKLAEIVERTKNAGGEIVRLLGQGSAYYAPSLSAIAMAQAFLKDEKRVLPCSVYCEGEYGLRDMFIGLPAVIGGGGIEQVIELELTPQEREFFQKSVEDVQKLNKGLAALG